One Malus domestica chromosome 11, GDT2T_hap1 genomic region harbors:
- the LOC103412697 gene encoding accelerated cell death 11-like: MVNKNYRMARVVGRKDEKILTRLADEFEQLAAQLNSPVPTMEIDKFTQSCRLVSPLIRHLGVAMKFADIEYSAKVSAVLKAGKSVNTLEDLLDSDIQKNTIKQFSSSSRMLIRVKRSLELLKIIFEKIMASSENTLMDPVNTAYKQVFYPYYGWASRKTVAGALQNLPTKSLFFKRLKVDEASAFVQMQRTVTALDPLIHYIDNLFHSRESVQELLCLL; encoded by the exons ATGGTGAACAAAAATTATAGAATGGCAAGGGTAGTGggaaggaaagatgagaaaaTTCTGACAAGGCTGGCAGATGAATTCGAACAACTGGCCGCTCAGCTGAATTCTCCGGTACCAACCATGGAAATTGACAAGTTCACTCAATCCTGTCGTCTCGTTTCTCCTCTCATTCGACACTTGGGCGTCGCTATGAAGTTCGCCGACATCGAGTACTCTGCTAAG GTTAGTGCGGTGTTAAAGGCAGGAAAGTCAGTTAATACCCTAGAAGATTTGCTTGACAGTGACATACAGAAGAATACTATTAAGCAGTTTAGTAGTAGCTCGAGAATGCTCATCAGAGTGAAGCGCTCGCTTGAGCTGCTTAAGATAATATTCGAGAAAATTATGGCCTCAAG CGAAAATACTCTCATGGATCCGGTTAACACAGCATATAAACAAGTTTTTTACCCCTACTACGGATGGGCTAGTAGAAAGACTGTTGCGGGTGCACTGCAAAACCTTCCTACAaagtcactgttcttcaaaagGCTAAAAGTAGATG AGGCATCGGCTTTTGTTCAGATGCAAAGGACAGTTACTGCATTGGATCCTCTGATACACTACATTGACAACTTATTCCATTCAAGGGAGTCAGTTCAAGAGCTACTATGCTTGCTTTGA
- the LOC139189246 gene encoding uncharacterized protein — protein sequence MSDGMLMQGDQILSAGQGGKKEAIATATPDTLVESSAVWRHLAQVLVVDRIRLQQQFHSSIAMSPFKVLYGKPCRTLLCWSEVGERVLVGPEIVDETTQNIQIIERVGEVAYQLDLPPELSRVHNVFHVSMLRRYVANLSPVIPPQSLEINPNLTYDKVPMTILDWKDKVLKNKTIRMVKVLWRNHSVEEATWETDERMRDLYPHLFFD from the exons ATGTCTGATGGCATGCTGATGCAAGGCGATCAGAT TTTGTCAGCGGGTCAAGGCGGAAAGAAAGAAGCCATTGCTACAGCCACTCCCGATACCCTAGTGGAAAG TTCTGCAGTTTGGAGACATTTAGCACAAGTGCTTGTCGTTGATAGAattcgcctacaacaacagttcCATTCTAGCATTGCTATGTCACCATTTAAAGTGTTGTATGGAAAACCATGTCGTACTCTATTGTGTTGGTCAGAAGTCGGCGAAAGGGTTTtggtgggccctgagattgtggatgagacgaCGCAGAATATTCAG ATTATTGAacgagttggtgaagttgcctaccAACTTGATCTACCTCCAGAGTTATCGAGggtacataatgtgttccaCGTGTCGATGCTACGGAGATATGTCGCTAATCTGTCACCTGTGATTCCTCCTCAGTCGTTAGAGATTAATCCAAACTTGACTTATGACAAGGTTCCAATGACTATTCTTGATTGGAAAGATAAAGTTCTCAAGAACAAGACCATTCGAATGGTTAAAGtcttgtggaggaaccactcagttgaggaagctacttgggagacagatgAGCGCATGCGAGATTTGTATCCACATTTGTTCTTTGATTAA
- the LOC103412686 gene encoding disease resistance protein At4g27190-like codes for MEIVSSVLQVGELLWNPVKRNVGYLVHYKRHIQSLEVLVEKLETTQNDYRRRVDAALMNGDEVRSEVQKWLKDADKAIIDAKRLNNEAGENKTCLGGCCPNLKWRYTLSKRAVNETEELNKIKEEKRFETVSLQVRRPVEFESTMSTGDFEAFEATRQAMDGVMKALKDDNITVIGVHGMGGIGKTTMVKHVGVQACKDKLFDHVIMAVISQNPNLVKIQQQLAEMLALNLNEQTEIARAARLKERIMRGKKILIILDDIWRTIDLSRIGIPDHCELQNCNSKVLLTTRIWNVCHAMKSQEKIHLDILSEEDSWALFVKKANRSFESTNLCDIARKVARECGGLPIALIAVARALGDKDLEEWREAARRLEMSQTTNLDDEEDVFRCIKLSYDYLKGNDAKSFFLLCCLFPEDSDIQIEDLLKYGFGKGLFRDANSMQDARSTAHLVAKYLKACSLVLDGEQDGCVRMHDVIRDMAMRIASSGDGQGFFVKAGCHLKDWPTNSLEDYSAISLMGNEICNLPDELVCPKLQILLLQSNFEVQEIPEDFFKSPNALRVFDISSTEISSLPSSFNLLTKLQTLHLDRCQSITDVSILGELKKLEVLSLRESGIEELPEEIGHLTNLRMLDLTMSTYIATIPSKVISQLSKLEELYMQLSFADWGKKVEGEDDKTNASFDELISLSSLNILKVDISDAECLPKNVGFLRNWVNFDICISRDPVHRSMNVHLSKNIVTPYSRALFLDTSINTLPDWFNTTVTERVEKIIYLEPRSLTDILVEYDHGKLHGLKFLHLQECREIVTLINTVTRIPNKPVLESLEELHVFCWDCLQQLCIGELLPGSLGNLKFLEVEQCEGVAEALVPSNLLQRLQNLEVLIVCATGIDYIFKSQGLEQGETVLTKLGEMKLENLPELTNIWNGPSQPDMFHNLKSLTISKCKKLKTLFTFDVAQCLRQLEELWVEECHSLDKLFGLSEGFIVQDYEIIFRQLKNLALQSLSSLTSVSAGSARLLFPSLEYLHVLDCPRFLTSTSDFHSKMQVQLNNEQHFLFLRKRLWEQR; via the exons ATGGAAATTGTTAGTTCCGTACTACAAGTTGGTGAGTTGTTATGGAATCCAGTGAAGCGTAATGTGGGTTACCTGGTGCATTACAAGAGGCACATACAGTCTCTTGAAGTTCTGGTAGAAAAGCTTGAGACCACGCAGAATGATTACCGGCGAAGAGTGGATGCGGCGTTAATGAATGGAGACGAAGTTAGGTCCGAGGTTCAAAAATGGCTCAAGGATGCTGACAAGGCCATAATCGATGCGAAAAGACTGAATAATGAAGCCGGAGAAAACAAAACATGCCTTGGAGGCTGCTGCCCGAATTTGAAATGGCGTTACACTTTAAGCAAGAGAGCAGTTAATGAGACAGAAGAATTGAACAAGATTAAAGAAGAGAAAAGGTTTGAAACAGTTTCGCTTCAAGTTCGCCGACCCGTTGAGTTTGAGTCCACCATGTCAACAGGAGATTTCGAAGCATTTGAAGCAACAAGGCAAGCCATGGATGGGGTCATGAAGGCGCTGAAAGACGATAACATCACTGTCATCGGGGTTCATGGAATGGGAGGCATAGGCAAGACAACCATGGTGAAACATGTTGGTGTGCAAGCGTGTAAAGACAAGCTCTTTGATCATGTTATTATGGCTGTCATTTCCCAAAACCCAAACCTGGTAAAGATTCAACAACAGCTTGCTGAAATGCtcgccttgaatttgaatgaGCAGACAGAAATAGCCAGAGCAGCTAGATTGAAGGAGAGAATAATGAGAGGTAAAAAGATCCTTATAATTTTAGATGACATTTGGAGGACAATAGATTTGTCTCGCATAGGGATCCCCGATCATTGCGAGCTCCAAAACTGCAACTCCAAAGTCCTACTCACCACAAGGATATGGAATGTATGTCATGCCATGAAGAGCCAAGAAAAGATCCATCTCGATATCCTTTCAGAAGAAGATTCTTGGGCCTTGTTTGTGAAGAAGGCAAACAGGTCTTTTGAATCAACCAATTTATGTGACATAGCAAGGAAGGTAGCCAGAGAATGTGGTGGTCTCCCAATTGCTTTGATTGCAGTTGCAAGAGCACTCGGAGATAAGGACTTGGAAGAATGGAGAGAAGCAGCTCGACGACTAGAGATGTCCCAAACTACCAACCTTGATGACGAGGAGGATGTGTTCAGATGTATAAAGCTGAGCTACGATTACTTGAAAGGCAATGACGCGAAGTCATTTTTCTTACTTTGCTGCTTATTCCCGGAGGACTCTGATATCCAAATCGAAGACTTGCTGAAGTATGGTTTTGGGAAAGGATTGTTTCGAGATGCCAATTCAATGCAAGATGCCAGAAGCACAGCACATTTGGTGGCCAAGTACCTTAAAGCTTGTAGCTTGGTTTTGGATGGTGAACAAGATGGATGTGTAAGAATGCATGATGTGATTCGGGACATGGCAATGCGAATTGCATCATCTGGGGATGGCCAAGGATTTTTCGTAAAAGCTGGCTGCCACTTAAAGGATTGGCCAACGAATTCACTTGAAGACTACTCTGCAATCTCCCTAATGGGGAATGAAATTTGCAATCTTCCTGACGAGTTGGTATGTCCAAAACTCCAGATTTTATTACTACAGTCAAATTTTGAAGTACAGGAGATCCCAGAAGATTTTTTCAAAAGCCCAAATGCATTAAGGGTATTCGACATAAGTAGTACCGAAATTTCTTCATTACCATCATCATTTAATCTCTTAACCAAGCTCCAAACGCTGCATCTAGATCGTTGTCAGTCAATAACGGATGTATCAATTCTCGGAGAACTGAAAAAACTGGAGGTTCTTAGTTTGAGAGAATCTGGTATTGAGGAATTGCCGGAAGAAATTGGACATTTGACCAATTTAAGGATGTTGGATCTCACTATGAGTACCTACATTGCAACAATTCCATCCAAAGTGATATCGCAGCTGTCCAAATTAGAAGAACTATACATGCAACTGAGTTTCGCTGATTGGGGCAAGAAAGTTGAAGGAGAAGATGACAAAACTAATGCTAGTTTTGATGAGCTAATTAGCTTGTCTTCCTTAAACATTTTGAAGGTTGACATATCTGATGCAGAATGCCTTCCGAAAAATGTAGGGTTCCTTCGAAATTGGGTAAATTTCGATATATGTATCAGCAGAGACCCAGTTCATCGGTCCATGAATGTCCACTTATCAAAGAATATTGTTACTCCATATTCAAGAGCCTTGTTTCTGGACACATCAATCAATACACTGCCGGATTGGTTTAACACCACAGTTACGGAGAGAGTGGAGAAAATAATCTACTTGGAGCCTAGAAGTTTAACTGACATTCTTGTGGAGTATGATCATGGGAAGTTACATGGACTCAAGTTTTTGCATCTCCAAGAGTGCCGTGAGATAGTAACTTTGATAAACACAGTAACCAGGATTCCAAATAAGCCTGTGCTCGAGAGCTTGGAAGAGTTGCATGTCTTCTGCTGGGACTGCTTGCAACAGTTATGTATTGGTGAATTACTGCCGGGGTCGCTTGGAAATCTCAAGTTCTTGGAGGTGGAGCAGTGTGAAGGTGTGGCGGAGGCACTTGTTCCATCTAATCTGTTGCAGAGACTACAAAATCTTGAAGTACTTATTGTATGTGCCACTGGTATCGATTATATATTCAAATCTCAAGGGCTTGAACAAGGAGAAACGGTCTTGACAAAATTGGGAGAGATGAAACTGGAGAATCTACCGGAACTGACAAACATATGGAACGGTCCTTCTCAGCCTGACATGTTTCATAATCTTAAATCTCTGACGATTTCCAAGTGCAAGAAATTGAAAACTCTCTTCACATTCGATGTAGCTCAATGTCTGCGGCAATTGGAAGAGCTTTGGGTGGAGGAATGTCATAGCTTGGACAAACTTTTCGGCCTAAGCGAGGGATTTATAGTGCAGGATTACGAGATCATTTTTCGACAACTAAAGAACTTAGCATTGCAAAGTCTTTCATCGCTGACAAGCGTCTCCGCTGGAAGTGCTAGACTTTTGTTCCCTTCACTGGAATACTTGCATGTGCTTGACTGCCCCCGGTTTTTAACCTCTACTTCTGACTTCCACAGCAAGATGCAAGTCCAACTAAACAATGAGCAACATTTCCTCTTCCTAAGGAAAAG GTTGTGGGAGCAGAGGTAA